Proteins from a single region of Dyadobacter fanqingshengii:
- a CDS encoding type II toxin-antitoxin system RelE family toxin — protein sequence MVVQYVKRFSKELKSTPKDIQKRVFDIINTLEAAQNLESSGLDYTRMEGQKSGENYFRIRVGDWRIGIECIHPDITLLRILSRGSIYKSFPPRS from the coding sequence ATGGTAGTTCAGTATGTTAAAAGGTTTTCAAAAGAATTAAAAAGTACGCCAAAGGATATTCAGAAAAGAGTTTTTGACATTATCAACACATTGGAAGCCGCGCAGAACCTGGAAAGTTCGGGTTTGGATTACACACGCATGGAAGGCCAGAAAAGCGGCGAAAACTATTTTCGAATCCGGGTTGGTGATTGGCGGATTGGCATTGAATGCATTCATCCTGATATCACTTTGTTGCGGATCCTGAGTCGTGGCAGCATCTACAAATCCTTCCCACCCAGATCTTAA
- a CDS encoding isoaspartyl peptidase/L-asparaginase family protein, translated as MTPSRRSFLRLSALALPLASIQKLFAKNVVKKPIVISTWDSGQISNAAAWPVLEKGGKALDAVEQAAIAIENDINCCVGLGGNPDRDGFVTLDACIMDEKANCGSVAFLERIKHPISVARKLMETTPHVFLAGIGAQQFAVANGFKLEPAKLSPDAEKSYKEWLKKAEYKPVINIEHQQSKGQKGHGPFAPARLEDGSFNHDTMGTLALDSNGDLSGMCTTSGMGFKMRGRVGDSPIIGAGLFVDNEVGAATSSGQGEEVIRVCGTHLVVELMRSGLSPEEACKKAIERIVKPNPERAKTFQVGFLAINKQGEVGAYSVQKGFNYTVTEQGGKGVVINAKSHFS; from the coding sequence ATGACTCCATCACGCCGTTCATTTTTACGCCTGTCTGCGCTCGCGCTGCCGCTTGCGAGTATACAGAAGCTGTTTGCAAAAAATGTGGTTAAAAAGCCTATTGTGATCTCGACCTGGGACAGCGGGCAGATTTCCAATGCGGCCGCCTGGCCGGTGTTGGAAAAAGGAGGAAAAGCGCTGGATGCGGTGGAACAGGCTGCTATTGCCATTGAAAATGATATTAATTGCTGCGTTGGATTGGGCGGAAACCCGGATCGTGACGGATTTGTAACATTGGATGCCTGCATTATGGATGAAAAGGCCAATTGTGGCTCCGTGGCATTCCTGGAACGGATCAAACACCCGATTTCTGTGGCCAGAAAGCTTATGGAAACGACGCCCCATGTTTTTCTTGCCGGCATAGGCGCTCAGCAATTTGCAGTTGCGAATGGTTTCAAGCTGGAACCCGCGAAACTCTCTCCTGATGCTGAAAAATCTTATAAAGAATGGCTCAAAAAAGCAGAATACAAGCCAGTTATTAACATAGAACACCAACAATCCAAAGGTCAGAAAGGACATGGCCCATTCGCACCCGCGAGGCTTGAAGACGGTTCTTTTAACCACGATACAATGGGCACATTGGCGCTGGATAGCAACGGCGATTTATCGGGCATGTGCACGACCAGCGGCATGGGCTTCAAAATGCGCGGCCGGGTCGGTGATTCTCCGATTATTGGTGCGGGACTTTTTGTTGATAATGAAGTCGGTGCGGCAACCTCGTCCGGACAAGGTGAAGAAGTGATCCGCGTCTGCGGAACGCACCTCGTCGTAGAGCTCATGCGTTCAGGTCTTTCGCCTGAAGAAGCCTGCAAAAAGGCGATAGAACGCATCGTGAAACCCAACCCCGAACGCGCCAAAACATTCCAGGTTGGATTTCTGGCCATTAATAAGCAAGGCGAAGTGGGTGCTTATTCGGTTCAAAAAGGATTCAATTATACAGTTACAGAACAAGGCGGAAAAGGAGTAGTTATCAATGCAAAAAGCCACTTCTCCTGA
- a CDS encoding ABC transporter ATP-binding protein translates to MTLQIRDLHQRYGDLEILNIAFWEIGAGIFWIQGENGAGKSTLFRTIAGMLPYTGSLVLDGRYDLKKHPVDFRLRLNLGEAEPLYPSFLTPADLISFVAEAKKSPAGQPEMLIDALGINYLQTPFGSCSSGMVKKVSLAVSFLGKPSVIILDEPLITIDREARTALFELVRQYRSGGTTFLLSSHEAFQDDGLDITGTFVLKNKMLTAVGDL, encoded by the coding sequence ATGACCCTTCAAATCCGGGACCTCCACCAGCGATATGGCGATTTGGAAATACTGAATATCGCTTTCTGGGAAATCGGTGCGGGGATCTTCTGGATCCAGGGCGAAAACGGAGCCGGGAAGTCTACACTTTTCCGGACGATTGCCGGAATGCTTCCTTACACGGGCTCGCTTGTACTCGACGGCCGGTATGATCTAAAAAAACATCCTGTTGATTTCAGGCTCAGGTTAAATCTGGGGGAGGCCGAGCCACTATATCCTTCATTTCTTACGCCCGCTGATCTGATCAGTTTTGTTGCTGAGGCGAAGAAAAGTCCGGCCGGACAACCGGAAATGCTTATTGACGCGCTTGGAATCAATTATCTGCAAACACCATTTGGCAGCTGTTCCAGCGGAATGGTGAAGAAAGTTTCGCTTGCGGTGTCGTTTCTGGGAAAGCCTTCCGTCATTATTCTCGACGAACCATTGATTACCATTGATCGGGAAGCACGGACTGCGCTTTTTGAGCTGGTTCGTCAATACAGGTCCGGTGGAACCACATTCCTGCTTTCATCGCACGAAGCTTTCCAGGACGATGGTCTGGATATTACAGGAACATTTGTCCTGAAAAATAAGATGCTTACCGCCGTTGGGGACTTATGA
- a CDS encoding SDR family oxidoreductase, with protein sequence MADTIKTALITGGSKGIGYGIAEVLIKEGIHVAITSRSKESAEKAAASLNQIKEGFAIGIESDVRNLESQQKAVETVISKWGQLNYFIANAGVGHFAPIKDLTAEQWQETIDINLTGVFFSAKASLAALTDTKGYFINIASLAGTNFFPGGSAYNASKFGLVGFSQAMMMDVRDAGVKVTTIMPGSVATEFGDHKPSEKDAWKIQPEDIGQIVSDLIKMPARTLPSKVEVRPSMPPK encoded by the coding sequence ATGGCAGATACGATCAAAACAGCGCTCATAACAGGCGGCTCAAAGGGCATAGGCTACGGCATTGCAGAAGTGCTTATAAAAGAAGGCATACACGTGGCGATTACCAGCCGTTCAAAAGAAAGCGCGGAAAAGGCAGCAGCTTCACTGAATCAAATCAAAGAAGGTTTTGCGATTGGCATTGAATCTGATGTCAGAAACCTGGAATCGCAGCAGAAAGCTGTGGAAACCGTTATTTCTAAATGGGGCCAACTGAATTATTTCATCGCAAACGCAGGCGTAGGACATTTTGCGCCTATCAAGGACCTTACTGCCGAACAATGGCAGGAAACCATCGATATTAACCTGACCGGCGTGTTTTTCAGCGCAAAAGCATCATTGGCAGCCCTTACTGATACAAAGGGCTATTTTATCAACATTGCCAGCCTTGCGGGAACCAACTTCTTCCCAGGCGGGAGTGCATATAATGCCAGCAAATTCGGACTTGTCGGCTTTTCGCAAGCCATGATGATGGACGTCAGAGACGCTGGCGTGAAAGTCACGACGATTATGCCAGGTTCGGTTGCGACAGAATTCGGTGATCACAAACCATCTGAAAAAGATGCTTGGAAAATCCAGCCGGAAGACATCGGCCAGATCGTTTCTGACCTGATCAAAATGCCGGCAAGAACATTGCCTAGCAAAGTGGAAGTAAGGCCGTCCATGCCGCCAAAGTAA
- the fabG gene encoding 3-oxoacyl-[acyl-carrier-protein] reductase translates to MKLVENKVALVTGASRGIGRSIALRLAQEGADVAFTYLSSVEKGEALAKELEQFGVRAKGYRSDASDFQAADQLVTDVLADFGKLDVLINNAGVTRDGLLMRMSEEQWDSVITINLKSVFNLTKAATKSMMRARTGSIINITSVVGISGNAGQSNYAASKAGIIGFTKSIALELGSRNIRSNAVAPGFIETEMTDAVDSKAVEEWKQSIPMKRGGQPEEVADACVFLASDLSRYITGQVLQVDGGMLT, encoded by the coding sequence ATGAAATTAGTAGAAAATAAAGTCGCGTTGGTAACCGGAGCATCACGTGGTATCGGTCGTTCCATTGCCTTACGCCTGGCTCAGGAGGGCGCTGACGTCGCATTTACCTATTTATCAAGTGTTGAAAAAGGTGAGGCGCTGGCGAAAGAACTGGAACAATTTGGTGTAAGGGCAAAAGGTTATCGTTCAGATGCGTCTGATTTTCAGGCTGCGGATCAGTTGGTTACCGATGTTCTTGCGGACTTTGGCAAACTGGACGTGCTGATTAACAATGCCGGTGTAACACGCGACGGACTGCTGATGCGCATGAGTGAGGAACAATGGGATTCTGTGATTACGATTAACCTGAAATCGGTATTTAACCTGACCAAGGCGGCAACCAAAAGCATGATGCGCGCCAGAACTGGTTCCATCATTAACATTACTTCGGTGGTGGGGATCAGTGGCAATGCAGGGCAGTCCAATTATGCTGCTTCCAAGGCTGGTATCATTGGTTTTACCAAATCGATTGCACTCGAACTGGGCTCGCGCAACATTCGCTCCAATGCCGTAGCACCCGGATTTATCGAGACGGAAATGACGGATGCCGTGGATTCAAAAGCGGTGGAAGAATGGAAGCAATCGATCCCGATGAAAAGGGGAGGACAGCCGGAAGAGGTGGCCGATGCCTGCGTTTTTCTGGCTTCTGACCTTTCACGATACATTACCGGTCAGGTTTTACAAGTGGACGGCGGTATGTTGACATAG